The window TCCTACggctgttgggaggattaaaaTAAGTTCgtttccgggggcgcctgggtggtttcaGTCTGTTAAGACTGGGACCTCAGtttaggtcgtgatcttgcctttgtgagtttgagtccagcatggggcttgctgctgtcagcatggaactgcttctgatcctgtccccctcccttcttcacctccccccaccctgggctctttctctcaaaacagtTTCTGTAAAAGGCTTACAGCAGTACCTGATATATGTCAAACTGCATTATATTTTAGATAATGATGATGGTTGTATCAACACTAGGAAACCTTTGATTGTGAGATGAGTGATTATGTTCTGTGCCACTAAGataagaaaggggggggggcggggagagaaccCCTGTTCCCCTGTGACATTCCATTGAGTGTAATCCTCACGGATTGAAGAGCTgttgaaaatgtgaaaacaaaagtaCCAGAATGCATATAATCAGGCATTAAGCCTTGTTGTTTGccacaattattttcaaataactttgCAGTAcccaggggatttttttttttttttttttaaacgacaAGGGGATGCAATGTTGGCTTGGGGCGGGGGGCGTGGGTGGATCTAGGTCTTCTCTTCCCGGAGGAGGATTTCAGAACTCTCTTCCCTTGCTATCCCCTCTCCCCGCTCCCAGCAGGACGCGCCCAAGCCCACCCCGGCCGCCCGCCACTGCTCCGGCCTGGCCCGGCGGGTGCTGACCGTCACGTTCGCGCTGCTCATCCTGGGCCTCATGACCTGGGCCTACGCCGCCGGGGTGCCGCTGGCCTCCGATCGCTACGGCCTCCTCGCCTTCGGTCTGTACGGGGCCTTCCTCTCGGCGCACCTGGTGGCGCAGAGCCTCTTCGCGTACCTGGAGCACCGgcgggtggcggcggcggcgcggcgggcggcggcgcgggggcCCCTGGACGCGGCGGCGGCGCGCAGCGTGGCGCTGACCATCTCGGCGTACCAGGAGGACCCCGCGTACCTGCGCCAGTGCCTGGCGTCCGCCCGCGCCCTGCAGTACCCGCGCGCGCGCCTGCGCGTCCTCATGGTGGTGGACGGCAACCGCGCCGAGGACCTCTACATGGTGGACATGTTCCGCGAGGTCTTCGCCGACGAGGACCCCGCCACCTACGTGTGGGACGGCAACTACCACCGGCCTTGGGAGCCGGCGGCCACGGCgggcgcggcgggcgcgggcgcCTACCGGGAGGTGGAGGCCGAGGACCCCGGGCGGCTGGCGGTGGAGGCGCTGGTGAGGACGCACCGCTGCGTGTGCGTGGCGCAGCGCTGGGGCGGCAAGCGCGAGGTCATGTACACCGCCTTCAAGGCGCTCGGCGACTCGGTGGACTACGTGCAGGTGAGTGGAAGGCGTCCCCTCCCCACCGTGCCCCTGACACTCGGAATGCCCCTTCTCTGGGATCCTTTTTCGGTGCAGAGATCGGAATGAACCTCCAACTGCCTTTGTTTATTCATCCGTTCAAAGTAGCGATTCTTTCCTTCACTCGTTCATTCTTACGGGGAGACAGACTCATTTGGTGTTTTCGTTCATGCGGCGATTCGttaattccttcctttcttcactcattcattctcgaGTGCatactctttctttcatttctactttaaaaaaaattttttttaatgtttatttagttttttgagacagagagagacagagcgtgaacgggggagggtcagagagagagggagacacagaatctaacaggctccaggctctgagctgtcaacacagagcctgacgcggggctggaactcacggactgtgagatcatgacctgagcctaagtcggacgctcaaccgactgagccacccaggcgccccactactctTTTTAagttgaagtgtagttgacatcaCACATTCTTACACCCACCTCCAATATGGAGATCATTCATTTTACTCATTCATATATCTGTTGGATGCACACTCTCCTTCATGCATTCACTCATCCGTCCATGTCGTCATCCACTCAGTCTAAAGATTTTTTCATTTATGCATCTACTAtagatttatttgtttgcttgtttaagattttatttttaagtaatctgtgcacccaacatggggctcgaactcacaaacccaggatcaagagttgcacgctctactgattgagccagtcaggtagctctaatttctgtattttcatcCATTCCATGTAGAgatttcttgctttcttcatcCAGTGTAGAAATTCTGTCCTTTACTCATCGGTTCATGCATCCATTATCCATCTAATAGGGAGACcgtgcattcatttattcattcattcacttacccATTGAACGTAGAGACATTCAGTGTGGAGattactttgttcatttattcatccacttATCTATTCAATATATTCATTTGCTCAATtagtcattcatccattcagtgtagaaattcattcattaatgTACTGCATTCGTTTTCTATgactgcataacaaattaccacaaatttggcCGCTGGAAACAAAACacttattatctcatagtttccaTGAATCAGGAAAGTCTGGGCAAAGTCTTACTGGATCCTCTATTCAGGGTATCATCAGGCTACAATCACGGTGTCAGCTGGGTCCTATCTAAGGCCCGGGGCCTCTAACAAGCTCATGTgtttgttggcagaattcatgtTCTTGCCGTCCTAAAACTTGCCTCTTCCAGACCAGCAAGAGAAACTCTCAGACTTCTAGATGCCCTTTCAAAGggctcacctgattaggtcagacCTACGCAGGAAATGTCAACAGATTAAGGATAAATTACACTGCAAAACTCCTTTACCATTTGTATACAAGGTAGTATAATCATGAGAGTTGTATCCCATCACTTTTACCATATTCTGTGGGTTAGAAGCAAATTACAGGTCTCACCCACACACCAGAGGAGGGTATTACACAGGGGAATGGGTCTCGGGGAGGAAGTCTTCTTAAAATGTGATTAGGCGTTGGAAATAACGACAAAATTCAAACGTATGTTCAGATTGGCTGTAAAACGTCCCAGCAGCTCCCCACCCGTGGGTGCCCTCCCCTCAGGATCTGGCCTGATCCCAGCCCCTTCTGCTCCACAGGTTTGTGACTCGGACACGAGGCTGGACCCCATGGCACTCCTGGAGCTGGTGCGGGTGCTGGACGAGGACCCCCGGGTGGGGGCTGTTGGGGGGGACGTGCGGATCCTTAACCCCCTGGACTCCTGGGTCAGCTTCTTAAGCAGCCTGCGGTACTGGGTGGCCTTCAATGTGGAGCGGGCTTGTCAGAGCTACTTCCACTGTGTGTCCTGCATCAGTGGTCCCCTAGGTGAGCAGAGGTAGGGCTTGGGAGGGCCATgggtggggtggcgggggagaaggggagccagAACGGGTTGAGGAGGTGATTGAGACTGGGGACAGAGATGGGGCTGCAGCAGGAATTGGGAATAGGGATGAGACTGGAGGGTGGGATGGTGTCTGGTGGGGTTGGAGAAAGGGTGTGGATGGGGATAGGTGCTCGGTGGCTTGGGGAAGGGGATGGGATGCAGTTGGAGTCAAGGACAGGGTTGGGGCCAAGTCTGGGGTTGGTGATGGGTTTTTGGATGGGGATGGGTAGGGGAGAGGACTGAGAATGGATACGGGGTTGGGGATGGAGTTGAGGTGGCTTTGCCATCAAAAATGGGTGGGCCAGGGGCAGGACTGGGGCAAATTTGGGCATAGGATTGCAGTATGGGGTTGAGGGTAGAGGGTTAAGGGAGGATCGGTGTTGAGAACGGGATCAGGGCTGGAGGTAGGGCTGAGGACAGGACTGAGATGGTTGAGGATGGGCTGGAATCGGAGGCGAGTTGGGTCGGAGATAGGATTGGGGACAGTATTGGCAACAGGAGAGGCTGATGCTCTTCCTGTACTCCCCACCCAGGCCTGTACAGGAACCACCTCCTGCAGCAGTTCCTTGAGGCCTGGTACAACCAGAAGTTCCTGGGCACCCACTGCACTTTTGGGGATGACCGGCACCTCACCAACCGCATGCTCAGCATGGGTTATGCTACCAAGTAAGCTGAAGGcttgggtggtgtgtgtgtgtgtgtgtgtgtgtgtgtgtgtgtgtgtgtgtgtgtgtgctgggaatTACCCAAACCCAAAATACCTTGCCGCACAGTGGCTCTACCAAGTGAGACATTAGTGGAGAGTGGAAGACACCAGAAGGGACAGGGGTGGCAATCCCATTGATCACGTGACCCAGTGGACTCTACCAAGTGAGGCAAGGTGAGGGCGGGGGATTCCACCTAGGAGACACAACACGAGATCGGGGCAAGGTGGCTCTACCATGGGCGGCACACATTCCTCCCAGTGAcgtgggaagggaaagagataaACGGTGGGATCTAGTGAGCAAGTGAGTGAGAAGAATCACATGCTTCAAGAAGAGTTGTAATTCCATGAAACTAGGGGAGTACATCTTCCAGCAGGTCAAGttcgggtggggtgggggggaagaattCTACCAAGCTAGACCCCATGAAAGGGCCAGAGAGCACCTGGGGTATATCAAGAGAACCCGTGTTCATTCACCCAGCAAgtatttattacaatttttttttaagtttatttattaaagtaatctctacgtcTATTGTGGGGCTCGGCCCAGTGATCAAGAGCCACACTCTcccgctgagccagccaggcgcccctcattacaATGTTCGAAGCTCTAAGAATGCAGCAGAGACACAAATTCATGCTCACAGACATCCGGGGACACAGTAAATACATGGATGATGGCACATGCCATGCGGTTGGATAGTCCGGGAAAAGGGGGGATAGGGTGTTTGGGAGCAGGGAATGAAATGTTAACTAGGATgccccaggaagggcagaggcagaggctggaagcGGTGCCACTGGAGCCCTAGCAAGGGGGAGCGCATCAGGGCAGGACGGAATGGTCACGGGGGCGGGCGTACTACGAAAGGCTTGTAGGCCACGCGAGAACTTTGAAGTACGGGAGGGTTCCGGGCAGAGGGGTGAGGTGCTGCTTGTGGTAAcaggatccctctggctgctgtttgGAGTACAGACTGCAGGAggcaagggcagggcagggaggctaCACAGGGGAAGGAGACCGGACACTGTCCAGTAATACCCGTGAGGATAGAATAGTTGGACGCCTCCTAACCAACCGACTGCTAGAGGCCACCTGCTGACGTTCCCTAAGAGGGATTCTAGCCTTGCGTGGGCTTAGCTGGAAACTGGGTGGGGACCGATCAGGATGTCTGCTGCGGCCACGGGAAGGGGGCTTGATGGGTCCCTTGAGCTAGAGCCGTTGGGCGGCTGCCTTCAGCGGGAACATCGCCTGGCTTGTGCCTCACCGTGAGGCCTGCCAATAGTAGTGAGTGCTAGAGTATTCGTAATAGATTAGTGATAGCATTAGTAATAGGTCAGTAACTGTAATGCTGTTAGTAACGACAGTAGTGGCATTAGTCACCGTGAAAACAGTAGTAgctgctaatatttattgagcaaccgGGCTGGTAATCCTGATTCAGCGCTCACGGCAGCCCTGTTAGGTGGGAATCCTCGTGGATCGCATCTTGCCTACGAGAACCGGAGGCCCGGGGAGGTCAAGAAAGCTTACGGCCCAGTGGCCGCGCCGCAGTGGCCTCTTCTGGCCCCGAGCTCTGTCCTGGCCACGGGGAGGGCCGTGCTGACGCCCCGCCTCGTCCCTCCCGTGCAGGTATACATCCCGGTCCCGCTGCTACTCCGAGACACCCTCTTCCTTCCTGCGCTGGCTGAGCCAGCAGACGCGCTGGTCCAAGTCGTACTTCCGCGAGTGGCTGTACAACGCGCTCTGGTGGCACCGGCACCACGCCTGGATGACGTACGAGGCGGTGGTGTCGGGCCTCTTCCCCTTCTTCGTGGCGGCCACCGTGCTGCGGCTCTTCTACGCCGGCCGCCCGTGGGCGCTGCTCTGGGTGCTGCTGTGCGTGCAGGGCGTGGCGCTGGCCAAGGCGGCCTTCGCGGCCTGGCTGCGCGGCTGCCCGCGCATGGTGCTGCTCTCGCTCTACGCGCCGCTCTACATGTGCGGCCTCCTGCCCGCCAAGTTCCTGGCGCTGGCCACCATGAACCAGAGCGGCTGGGGCACCTCCGGCCGCCGGAAGCTGGCCGCCAACTACGTGCCCCTGCTGCCGCTGGCGCTCTGGGCGTTGCTGCTGCTGGGGGGCCTGGTCCGCAGCGTGGTGCAGGAGGCCAGGGCCGACTGGGGCGGCCCCTCGCGGGCCGCCGAGGCCCGGCACCTGGCCGCAGGGGCCGGCGCCTACGTGGGGTACTGGGTGGTGATGCTGACGCTCTACTGGGTGGGCGTGCGGAGGCTCTgccggcggcgggcgggcggctaCCGCGTGCAGGTGTGAGTCCCGGCGTGCGGGGACCCCGGGAGCCACGGACTTGCCGGCCTCGGGTTCTGTGGGCCTGGCTTGCCTTCCCCTGTGAAGCGAGGGGGTCCACCCGAGACTCTTCAGCCTGGACTATTTGGGGGCTGGGACTTGGGGTCTTTGGGCAGGGGTATTTATTGATTAGGGTGTGGATTTttaggggcagggggagacagggGTCCCCGTATGCTGTCCTGGGGTCTGCTTTCTCCCTGTTCGTATTTAATATCCATTTGTACTGTGTGATTAGGACataataaagaattttatttattttcttctgagtctctcccccccctttttttttttttttttttttgagaatggaGGGGCTGTGTGGTTGAAGGTTGGAGACTCATGGGtctgtaatgtttctttttgagagacagagcatgagcgggggaggggcagaaagagggagccacggaatcccaagcaggctccgggctctgagctgtcagcacagagcctgatgtggggctccaactcatgaacggtgagatcatgacctgagctgaagtccaatgcttaaccaactgagccacccaggcgccccaagctggttgctgtttttgtttgtttgttttatttatggagggtgagagagggagagatagaatcccaggcaggctctgcactgtcagcacaatgtctgatgcgggctcaaacccaggaaccgtgagattgagacccaagctgaaaccaaacGTTGGctgttcaactgagccacccaggtggcccagctgctttttgtttgtttgtttatggattTATTTGCGGGGCgggggtaggtgcagagagagagggggagagggcgaatctcaagcaggctctgcaccatcagcgcggagcccgatgtggggctcggactcacaaacttaactgtgaaatcatgacctgagcagaagtcagctgcttaaccgaatgagccacccaggcgtccccccccccccccccgcctccgaaCTGTTTGAACCTAGACAGGATACCCTCCTTCTTCCGACTCTCGGTTCTCTGGGAAACGGGGATACTAATCCCATGGCTCAGAGGTGTGAGGGTGAAATTTCTCAACTCCTCACTCACAGACACTTACGGAGTACCTAGTACATGGGGACACTGTCAGGCACTGTGGGTGGTGTCTTCCTGGTCCATCCGCTCCGCTCCTAAGAAGGGGAACTTGTACCGTCTCTCCTCAAACCCCTAGCATCTCACCCTTGGCTTGCTTCCCATTCACTGAGAAAACAGAGTTGGACGAGAAGACTTCCAGTCCCCACCCACGTCTTCCCACTGCCTCTGTGCCCACACAGGCCACCTTCCCCCACTACTGCAGGTGAACCCTCTGTGTTCCGATGCCAACCCCTTCAGGCACTAGACCTCATGCCGTCTGGTCTGTCTACTCAAAGATCTCCCACGCGCTCACCGTCATCAATTCTTCCCTTCCCACGGGGTCCTTCCCACCAGCATCCAAATATGCCATCCCTCGAATTTTTAACACTCCCTTCCTATTCCTATTTCCTCCTGagctactcatttttaaaaaagtaatctcaggggcgcctgggtggctcagtcgtttgagtgaccgacttcggctcaggtcatgatctcatggtttgtgggttcgagccccccgtcgggctctgtgctgacagctgggaacttgaaacctgcttcggattctgtgtctccctctctctgaccctcccccactcacgctctgtctctcaaaaataaaatgtttttaaaaaatttttaaaaataaaaagtaatttatctACCcctaggcacctgggtggctcagtcggttaagcgaccgactttggatcaggtcatgatctcgcggtttgtaggttcgagccccacatcaggctctgtgctggcagtgcggagcctgcctgggattctctctccctcgatctctgcccctcccccactcgtgctttctctctctcaaaatcagtaaataaacttaaaaagatttttttttaaagtaatctctacccccagtgggtcttgaactcacaaccctgagatcaagatttgcaGGCACCCCAAACTGTCTCGTTTCTAACAACAAAACTCCTTGAGGGCTGTTTATATTTGTCTCCAGTTTCCACAAAGTTCAGCCGtgtaagtgtataattcaatagACGTGTGCAGCCATTACCGTCATCtgatttttgaacattttcatcacccccaaaaaggAACCCCATACCCACTGGGAGTCACTTGCCTTCCTCACGCACTCATTCTGGATCCACCTCCGCACCCCAGGCAACCATAATCTACTGTCTCTACAGATTCGCCTCTCCTGGATATTTCACACAAATGGGATCACGCGATACGGGTCTTTCGCGACAGACTTCTTTTGAGGTTCATCCGTGTCGTTGCATGTATCGGTGGCTCTTTCCTCTTCAGGgccaaataacattccactgtagGGATGTATCGCATTTGGCTGAtgcatttatcagttgatggacatttggggtgtttccatttttgggctattgtgaataacgctatgaacattcacattcAAGCTGTTGTGGACACACAGGTTAACTTCTCTCGGGTGGAATTCTCTAGGAGTGGAGTTGCTGAGTCACAGGGCAATCCTTCGTGTAATTTATTGCCAGGTggtttccacagtgactgtaccattttatattcccaccagcgaAGTGTGAGGGTTCTGGTTtccctgcatcctcaccaacatttgttatcacCTGGCTTTTTGATTATAGCTTCCCAgggggtgtgaagtggtatctcactgtggttttgatttgcatttccctgatgactaatgttGCCTCCCACTGACTTTGAAACCCATGCCAATCACATggttcccccacctcccaccccattgCTCTACAGAAATTGCTCAGGGTAAGTTCATCAGTGTTGTCCATGTGGCTAAAACCAACGGCCAATTCTCAGGCCTCCCTATTTCATGATGTGGCAGCATGTGACCCAGGTGGTCACTCTCcttgaaatgctttctttgccCGGCTTTCAGAATGCCACAGCTGCCTTGTTTTCCCTCTCCGTTTTCCTTCTCGGTTCCACGTAATGTTTCAGACTGCTTCACCTTGGAGAAGCCTCCTCCTACCCACTTCTTCTACACTCGTTTCCTCTGTGTATCCAGCGATACGGCTCTGAATGCCTCGTTCATGCTCCCTGCCTGGAGAAGGGACTCTGGAACTTGTATGTTCAGGTCAGACCTCACCCCTACATTCGAGACTTGTATCCCCAACTGCCTCCAGGACATTCC is drawn from Felis catus isolate Fca126 chromosome E2, F.catus_Fca126_mat1.0, whole genome shotgun sequence and contains these coding sequences:
- the HAS1 gene encoding hyaluronan synthase 1, producing the protein MTQDAPKPTPAARHCSGLARRVLTVTFALLILGLMTWAYAAGVPLASDRYGLLAFGLYGAFLSAHLVAQSLFAYLEHRRVAAAARRAAARGPLDAAAARSVALTISAYQEDPAYLRQCLASARALQYPRARLRVLMVVDGNRAEDLYMVDMFREVFADEDPATYVWDGNYHRPWEPAATAGAAGAGAYREVEAEDPGRLAVEALVRTHRCVCVAQRWGGKREVMYTAFKALGDSVDYVQVCDSDTRLDPMALLELVRVLDEDPRVGAVGGDVRILNPLDSWVSFLSSLRYWVAFNVERACQSYFHCVSCISGPLGLYRNHLLQQFLEAWYNQKFLGTHCTFGDDRHLTNRMLSMGYATKYTSRSRCYSETPSSFLRWLSQQTRWSKSYFREWLYNALWWHRHHAWMTYEAVVSGLFPFFVAATVLRLFYAGRPWALLWVLLCVQGVALAKAAFAAWLRGCPRMVLLSLYAPLYMCGLLPAKFLALATMNQSGWGTSGRRKLAANYVPLLPLALWALLLLGGLVRSVVQEARADWGGPSRAAEARHLAAGAGAYVGYWVVMLTLYWVGVRRLCRRRAGGYRVQV